From the Oryza glaberrima chromosome 5, OglaRS2, whole genome shotgun sequence genome, one window contains:
- the LOC127775152 gene encoding uncharacterized protein LOC127775152 isoform X1, whose translation MEVGASSVMEDANGVVDLDVDIVGLESGAACSKFVKTEDPDATECSSSFGDTLSGSEDDARPSEISDIEVDSPFCRYPANGDAAALMDAAVSDNLDRLLKKKRVTDHWRKYISPLMWRCQWLELRMKDLQSQVSRYDRQLAVLKHEKELQTKMIELDCSSSRSVPFSSHCCRKTMKRRRRKRNEEKMNASSYISNHTVFSYYEKTEADAFSIDDDEDTADENTTVNNETDWLLGIKRGEATVEQILLSIQSAQDKVLSLRSSLKKAMAKKSKGAILKVNTHMNGAQSSSCSPGKGKVLERSPRDMSDCDMDDAAMPESALSSYGEANDMDIFESTMSLLSAEVPHQMGEFHQSSEDVLIDNQAAEEGYQNFEVISHPCKRLRVSVKRESGAHSEDESVAPTVSVKKEAHEEATTSFGLQAAFFKPGYTGKRRRRMPKIQRRGGSSASPFSSWISSRIRKKRQF comes from the exons ATGGAAGTTGGTGCCAGCTCTGTAATGGAGGATGCCAACGGTGTAGTCGATTTGGATGTTGACATTGTTGGCCTAGAAAGTGGTGCTGCTTGCAGCAAATTTGTCAAAACTGAAGATCCTGATGCTACAGAGTGTTCAAGTTCTTTTGGGGACACTCTGTCAGGGTCAGAAGATGATGCAAGGCCTTCAGAGATTAGTGACATTGAGGTCGACTCACCATTCTGCCGCTATCCTGCTAATGGTGATGCTGCTGCTCTCATGGATGCAGCTGTTTCCGACAATTTGGATAGATTATTAAA GAAGAAACGGGTAACTGATCACTGGCGAAAGTATATCAGCCCATTAATGTGGAGATGCCAATGGTTGGAGCTACGTATGAAGGATTTGCAATCTCAAGTATCGAGATATGACAGACAACTTGCAGTACTAAAACATGAGAAGGAGTTGCAGACAAAAATGATTGAGTTGGATTGCTCCTCATCGAGATCAGTACCCTTCTCTTCTCATTGCTGCAGGAAGACtatgaagaggaggaggagaaagagaaacgAGGAGAAAATGAATGCTTCATCGTACATCTCAAATCACACTGTATTCTCTTATTATG AGAAAACGGAAGCAGATGCCTTTTCTATTGATGACGATGAGGACACAG CAGATGAAAACACCACAGTTAACAATGAAACTGATTGGCTACTTGGAATTAAGAGAGGTGAAGCTACTGTCGAGCAGATTCTTTTGAGCATTCAATCTGCTCAAGATAAAGTGCTTAGCCTGAGATCTAGTCTCAAGAAGGCAATGGCCAAAAAGAGTAAGGGAGCAATCCTTAAAGTCAACACACACATGAACGGTGCACAGAGCTCAAGTTGCTCACCAGGAAAGGGTAAAGTGCTTGAAAGATCACCAAGGGACATGTCGGATTGTGATATGGATGATGCCGCCATGCCCGAGAGTGCTCTTTCAAGTTATGGAGAAGCTAATGATATGGATATTTTTGAAAGCACCATGAGCTTATTGTCGGCTGAAGTTCCACATCAGATGGGAGAATTTCACCAG AGTTCTGAAGATGTATTGATTGACAATCAAGCAGCTGAGGAAGGGTATCAGAACTTTGAGGTGATCAGCCATCCATGCAAGCGCCTAAGGGTATCGGTCAAGAGAGAAAGCGGGGCGCACTCCGAGGATGAGAGTGTTGCCCCCACAGTCTCTGTGAAGAAAGAAGCTCACGAAGAAGCCACAACCAGCTTCGGTCTCCAGGCAGCGTTTTTTAAGCCCGGCTACACAGGCAAGCGGAGAAGGAGGATGCCTAAAATTCAAAGACGAGGCGGTTCATCCGCCTCTCCTTTTTCGTCTTGGATTTCCTCTCGTATTCGTAAAAAGCGGCAATTCTAA
- the LOC127775152 gene encoding uncharacterized protein LOC127775152 isoform X2 — MEVGASSVMEDANGVVDLDVDIVGLESGAACSKFVKTEDPDATECSSSFGDTLSGSEDDARPSEISDIEVDSPFCRYPANGDAAALMDAAVSDNLDRLLKKKRVTDHWRKYISPLMWRCQWLELRMKDLQSQVSRYDRQLAVLKHEKELQTKMIELDCSSSRSVPFSSHCCRKTMKRRRRKRNEEKMNASSYISNHTVFSYYEKTEADAFSIDDDEDTDENTTVNNETDWLLGIKRGEATVEQILLSIQSAQDKVLSLRSSLKKAMAKKSKGAILKVNTHMNGAQSSSCSPGKGKVLERSPRDMSDCDMDDAAMPESALSSYGEANDMDIFESTMSLLSAEVPHQMGEFHQSSEDVLIDNQAAEEGYQNFEVISHPCKRLRVSVKRESGAHSEDESVAPTVSVKKEAHEEATTSFGLQAAFFKPGYTGKRRRRMPKIQRRGGSSASPFSSWISSRIRKKRQF; from the exons ATGGAAGTTGGTGCCAGCTCTGTAATGGAGGATGCCAACGGTGTAGTCGATTTGGATGTTGACATTGTTGGCCTAGAAAGTGGTGCTGCTTGCAGCAAATTTGTCAAAACTGAAGATCCTGATGCTACAGAGTGTTCAAGTTCTTTTGGGGACACTCTGTCAGGGTCAGAAGATGATGCAAGGCCTTCAGAGATTAGTGACATTGAGGTCGACTCACCATTCTGCCGCTATCCTGCTAATGGTGATGCTGCTGCTCTCATGGATGCAGCTGTTTCCGACAATTTGGATAGATTATTAAA GAAGAAACGGGTAACTGATCACTGGCGAAAGTATATCAGCCCATTAATGTGGAGATGCCAATGGTTGGAGCTACGTATGAAGGATTTGCAATCTCAAGTATCGAGATATGACAGACAACTTGCAGTACTAAAACATGAGAAGGAGTTGCAGACAAAAATGATTGAGTTGGATTGCTCCTCATCGAGATCAGTACCCTTCTCTTCTCATTGCTGCAGGAAGACtatgaagaggaggaggagaaagagaaacgAGGAGAAAATGAATGCTTCATCGTACATCTCAAATCACACTGTATTCTCTTATTATG AGAAAACGGAAGCAGATGCCTTTTCTATTGATGACGATGAGGACACAG ATGAAAACACCACAGTTAACAATGAAACTGATTGGCTACTTGGAATTAAGAGAGGTGAAGCTACTGTCGAGCAGATTCTTTTGAGCATTCAATCTGCTCAAGATAAAGTGCTTAGCCTGAGATCTAGTCTCAAGAAGGCAATGGCCAAAAAGAGTAAGGGAGCAATCCTTAAAGTCAACACACACATGAACGGTGCACAGAGCTCAAGTTGCTCACCAGGAAAGGGTAAAGTGCTTGAAAGATCACCAAGGGACATGTCGGATTGTGATATGGATGATGCCGCCATGCCCGAGAGTGCTCTTTCAAGTTATGGAGAAGCTAATGATATGGATATTTTTGAAAGCACCATGAGCTTATTGTCGGCTGAAGTTCCACATCAGATGGGAGAATTTCACCAG AGTTCTGAAGATGTATTGATTGACAATCAAGCAGCTGAGGAAGGGTATCAGAACTTTGAGGTGATCAGCCATCCATGCAAGCGCCTAAGGGTATCGGTCAAGAGAGAAAGCGGGGCGCACTCCGAGGATGAGAGTGTTGCCCCCACAGTCTCTGTGAAGAAAGAAGCTCACGAAGAAGCCACAACCAGCTTCGGTCTCCAGGCAGCGTTTTTTAAGCCCGGCTACACAGGCAAGCGGAGAAGGAGGATGCCTAAAATTCAAAGACGAGGCGGTTCATCCGCCTCTCCTTTTTCGTCTTGGATTTCCTCTCGTATTCGTAAAAAGCGGCAATTCTAA